A region from the Prevotella melaninogenica genome encodes:
- a CDS encoding putative transporter — MNWIDGLFNIPSALQAVVVLSLVCTVGLGLGKIRVAGISLGIAFVFFFGIAAGSFGLRVDEQMLNYCETFGLVIFVYTLGLSVGPTFFGSFRHEGTLFNIWGLGVILLGTVMAVALSYALNVPMNSMVGILCGATTNTPALGAAQQALQHIGLSGGTAALATAITYPLGVVGVIFAMIFLRKFFVKPSDLVVHSGAEDDHTFIGQYVVLNPAISGKSIAEIAQGTHRKFIISRIWRGDDVIVPMSSTVLKENDNLLVATKRDEAPAMEILFGKMVNRDLNKEQVDWNHLDTKVESRVIVLSKGMLNGKKLGQLHLREAYNVNVSRILRGDIKLLATQDLVVRYGDRLTLVGQPEAIDQAEHFLGNSVKTLNEPNLAVIFLGMLLGLALGTIPISLPGMDSPIRLGIAGGPIIMGILAGAFGPRLHFIAYTTRSASLMLRKLGLSLYLAGLGLDAGKDFLAIVVRPEGLLWVGIGFVLTVVPIVIVGLIALRMKKFDFGTICGILCGSMANPMALGYANDTIKGETSNISYASVYPLGMFVRVIIAQVLVMFFV, encoded by the coding sequence ATGAATTGGATTGACGGATTATTCAATATCCCTTCTGCCTTACAGGCAGTTGTTGTCCTCTCGCTTGTTTGTACAGTGGGTTTGGGCTTAGGCAAGATTAGGGTAGCAGGCATATCACTTGGTATTGCCTTTGTGTTCTTTTTTGGTATTGCCGCTGGTAGTTTTGGCTTGCGTGTAGATGAGCAAATGCTCAACTATTGTGAGACTTTCGGATTGGTTATCTTCGTCTATACACTCGGACTGAGTGTAGGACCAACCTTCTTTGGCTCCTTTCGACATGAAGGAACCTTATTTAATATCTGGGGATTGGGTGTTATCCTTTTGGGTACGGTGATGGCTGTAGCACTCTCTTATGCCCTGAATGTGCCAATGAATAGTATGGTTGGTATTCTCTGTGGAGCAACAACCAATACGCCTGCATTGGGTGCTGCGCAACAAGCATTACAGCACATAGGTTTGAGTGGAGGAACGGCAGCTTTAGCAACGGCTATTACCTATCCGTTAGGTGTGGTAGGTGTTATCTTTGCAATGATCTTCCTTCGTAAGTTCTTTGTCAAGCCTTCCGACTTAGTTGTTCATTCTGGGGCAGAAGATGACCATACTTTCATTGGACAGTATGTCGTTCTTAATCCAGCTATTAGTGGAAAATCAATCGCAGAGATAGCACAAGGAACACATCGGAAGTTTATTATCTCGCGTATTTGGCGTGGCGATGATGTAATTGTTCCTATGAGTTCAACGGTATTAAAAGAAAATGATAACCTCCTTGTTGCGACAAAACGAGACGAAGCTCCAGCAATGGAGATTCTCTTTGGAAAGATGGTTAATCGTGACTTGAACAAGGAACAGGTGGATTGGAATCATCTTGATACAAAGGTGGAAAGCCGTGTTATCGTCTTGTCAAAGGGGATGCTAAACGGTAAAAAGCTCGGGCAACTTCATCTGCGTGAAGCTTACAATGTCAATGTGAGCCGTATTCTTCGTGGTGATATTAAGTTGCTCGCAACACAAGACCTTGTCGTTCGTTATGGTGACCGACTCACCTTGGTGGGTCAGCCAGAGGCAATTGATCAGGCAGAACACTTCTTGGGCAACTCTGTTAAGACGCTTAACGAACCAAACCTTGCTGTCATCTTCCTCGGAATGCTCCTTGGTTTGGCATTAGGAACTATTCCTATCTCGCTCCCAGGTATGGATTCTCCTATCCGATTAGGTATTGCTGGTGGTCCTATCATCATGGGAATCCTTGCTGGAGCCTTTGGACCTCGTTTGCATTTCATAGCTTATACGACACGTAGTGCCTCGCTGATGCTTCGTAAGTTGGGACTTTCCCTTTATCTTGCTGGCTTGGGTTTGGATGCAGGAAAGGATTTCCTTGCAATTGTCGTACGCCCTGAAGGTTTACTCTGGGTCGGCATAGGTTTTGTACTTACGGTCGTACCAATCGTCATTGTGGGCTTGATTGCTTTACGAATGAAGAAGTTTGACTTCGGAACAATCTGTGGTATTCTTTGCGGTTCGATGGCTAATCCAATGGCTTTGGGCTATGCAAACGATACGATAAAGGGTGAAACCAGTAACATTAGTTATGCTTCGGTTTATCCTTTGGGTATGTTTGTGAGGGTTATCATTGCACAGGTGTTAGTGATGTTCTTTGTTTGA
- a CDS encoding pyridoxamine kinase → MSKKHILLVNDIAGYGKVATAAMLPILSYLGHPVYNLPTALVSNTLDYGKFNILETTDYIKGVFPVWKELGFIFDAIATGFMASERQAKLVADYCREQAERGTTIFVDPIMGDEGKLYNGVTAATINSMREMISVADLTFPNYTEACYLTSSKYDEKGVSFEEAKRLLDGLRLIGTKSAMITSILVDGTPSVVGYNHATDKYFTLPYTEIPVHFPGTGDIFSAILIGHLLDGEELIPSTQKAIDGVYKLIDLNKDNKDKNRGIPLEKYLSIL, encoded by the coding sequence ATGAGTAAGAAACATATACTTCTTGTTAATGACATTGCAGGATACGGAAAGGTTGCAACAGCAGCCATGCTCCCTATCTTGTCCTACTTGGGACATCCCGTTTATAATCTTCCTACAGCGTTGGTTTCTAATACGCTCGATTATGGTAAGTTCAATATACTTGAAACAACTGACTATATCAAAGGCGTATTCCCAGTGTGGAAAGAGCTTGGCTTTATCTTTGATGCCATTGCTACGGGCTTTATGGCTTCAGAACGACAGGCTAAATTAGTGGCCGACTATTGTCGTGAGCAGGCTGAACGTGGTACGACTATCTTTGTAGACCCGATTATGGGTGATGAAGGAAAGCTCTATAATGGTGTGACAGCTGCAACAATCAACTCTATGCGAGAGATGATTAGCGTAGCCGACCTTACTTTCCCTAATTACACAGAAGCGTGTTATCTTACATCAAGTAAGTATGATGAGAAGGGAGTTAGTTTCGAAGAAGCTAAAAGATTGCTGGATGGTTTGCGACTGATAGGTACAAAGTCTGCAATGATTACTTCTATTCTCGTTGATGGTACACCGTCTGTTGTAGGTTATAACCATGCAACAGATAAGTATTTTACACTACCTTATACCGAGATACCAGTACATTTCCCAGGTACGGGTGATATCTTCTCGGCAATCCTCATTGGTCATCTGCTGGATGGTGAAGAGTTGATTCCAAGTACACAGAAGGCTATTGATGGCGTTTATAAACTTATTGATCTCAATAAAGATAACAAAGACAAAAACAGGGGAATCCCTCTGGAAAAGTATCTTAGCATCTTGTAA
- the secDF gene encoding protein translocase subunit SecDF: MQNKGLVICVAVLLTLASIFYLSFSVATSYYDGQAAKIKDPIARQDYKDSVKYLGIYSYQKCLETQIGLGLDLKGGMNVVLEISVPDVVDFLADHKQDAAYQKALEAAKQEEMKSQKDFISLFVDAFHKDAPGHKLAEIFATQQLKGKVSTQSTDEEVEKALREEVAAAIDNSYNVVTNRIDQYGVVQPNIQKLEGQEGRLMVEMPGIREPERMRKLLQGSANLEFWETYNNQEVTPYLTQLDQRLANGDTKADTTATDSTKNVQAKGTSAPKFALNKNNADKGEDAQMAALKKMHPLLSMLQTIPGDALSLVGYASVRDTAAINKMIHSQLAKQILPSDLKLLWGAKPAEGLNKKNVYELYALKVTTSDGRAPLEGDVVTEAKDQFDQHGRPEVSMTMNSEGAREWAALTKANVGKAIAIVLDGVVYSAPRVNGEISGGQSSISGNFTIEDTKDLANTLKSGRMPAPAKIVQEEVVGPTLGAQSIEQGLISFAIAFVLLMLYMIFMYNLIPGMMANLALIANLFFTLGVLASFQSALTMPGIAGIVLTLGTAVDANVLIYERIKEELKLGKGMKQALKEGYGNAFSAIFDSNLTSLITGVILLVTGTGPIRGFATTWIIGIVISFFTAVFLTRLVFESRVNKDKWMNLTFTTRLSRNFMHGKDYHFLGMYKTTFTIWGVAVLICIVSFAVRGLSRSIDFTGGRNYVVTLNKPTHVEDVRKVMDGAFVNTVGENAGKPATTTVIALGTDGKTIRVSTNYNIESNNPAEDDKAETILYNALKKGGFVSQANVEKFKNPDIREGGSIIQSAKVGPSIAKNITYNAIMSVLLAIFFIFLYILLRFRNIGFSVGSIVGLVLDTTIVIGCFSLCYGWIGFSLEIDQTFIGAILTVIGYDINDTVVVYDRIRENLGKHKHNLAKADIQKIFNDSINQTLSRTINTSVSTLIVLVSIFVLGGDSIRSFSFAMIIGIIIGTLSSIFIASPVAYLVLGKKIEKRSKELAAAPVEA, encoded by the coding sequence ATGCAAAACAAAGGATTAGTAATTTGCGTAGCCGTTCTCTTAACGCTCGCAAGTATCTTTTACCTGTCATTTTCGGTAGCGACAAGCTACTATGATGGTCAGGCAGCAAAGATTAAAGACCCTATTGCACGACAGGATTATAAGGATTCTGTAAAGTATTTAGGTATCTATTCTTACCAGAAATGCCTTGAAACACAGATCGGTCTTGGTCTTGACTTGAAGGGTGGTATGAATGTTGTACTCGAGATTTCAGTACCTGATGTTGTTGATTTCTTGGCAGATCACAAGCAGGATGCTGCTTATCAGAAGGCTTTGGAGGCTGCAAAGCAGGAAGAGATGAAAAGTCAGAAGGACTTTATCTCCCTCTTTGTAGATGCTTTCCACAAGGATGCTCCTGGTCATAAGCTTGCAGAGATTTTCGCTACACAGCAGCTCAAAGGCAAGGTTAGCACACAGAGTACAGATGAAGAGGTTGAAAAAGCACTTCGCGAAGAGGTTGCTGCAGCCATCGATAACTCTTACAATGTTGTAACAAACCGTATCGACCAGTATGGTGTTGTGCAGCCAAATATCCAGAAGTTGGAAGGTCAGGAAGGACGACTCATGGTTGAGATGCCTGGTATTCGTGAGCCAGAGCGTATGCGTAAGCTCCTTCAGGGTTCTGCTAACCTTGAATTCTGGGAGACTTATAACAACCAGGAAGTAACTCCTTATCTCACTCAACTCGACCAGCGTTTGGCAAATGGTGATACAAAGGCTGATACAACAGCTACTGATTCAACTAAGAATGTACAAGCTAAGGGTACTTCTGCTCCTAAGTTTGCACTCAACAAAAACAATGCTGATAAGGGCGAGGATGCTCAGATGGCAGCATTGAAGAAGATGCACCCATTGCTCTCTATGTTGCAGACTATCCCTGGTGATGCACTTAGCCTCGTTGGTTATGCAAGCGTTCGTGATACTGCCGCTATCAATAAGATGATACATAGCCAGCTTGCTAAGCAGATTTTGCCAAGCGACTTGAAGCTCCTTTGGGGTGCTAAGCCAGCAGAGGGACTTAATAAGAAGAATGTATACGAGCTTTATGCTTTGAAAGTTACTACTTCTGATGGTCGTGCTCCATTAGAGGGTGACGTTGTTACCGAAGCTAAGGATCAGTTTGACCAGCATGGCCGTCCTGAGGTTAGCATGACAATGAACTCTGAAGGTGCTCGTGAGTGGGCTGCTTTGACAAAGGCAAATGTAGGTAAAGCAATCGCAATCGTACTCGATGGCGTTGTTTATTCTGCTCCACGCGTAAATGGTGAAATATCTGGTGGTCAGTCATCTATATCTGGTAACTTCACTATTGAGGATACTAAGGACTTGGCTAACACCTTGAAGTCAGGTCGTATGCCTGCTCCTGCAAAGATTGTACAGGAGGAAGTCGTAGGTCCTACACTTGGTGCACAGTCTATTGAGCAGGGTCTTATCTCATTTGCTATTGCTTTTGTACTCTTGATGCTTTACATGATTTTCATGTACAACCTCATCCCTGGTATGATGGCTAACCTTGCTTTGATAGCCAACCTCTTCTTCACGTTGGGTGTCTTAGCATCATTCCAGTCGGCATTGACTATGCCAGGTATTGCTGGTATCGTATTGACATTGGGTACAGCTGTGGATGCTAACGTGCTTATTTATGAGCGTATTAAGGAGGAGTTGAAACTCGGTAAGGGTATGAAGCAGGCGTTGAAGGAAGGTTATGGAAATGCCTTCTCAGCTATCTTCGACTCTAACTTGACATCACTCATCACTGGTGTGATTCTTCTTGTTACTGGTACTGGTCCTATCCGTGGTTTCGCTACAACATGGATCATTGGTATTGTTATCTCATTCTTTACCGCAGTATTCCTCACACGTCTTGTGTTTGAAAGCCGTGTAAATAAGGATAAATGGATGAACTTGACTTTCACAACACGTTTGTCAAGGAACTTCATGCATGGTAAGGATTACCACTTCCTTGGCATGTACAAGACTACCTTTACGATTTGGGGTGTTGCTGTCTTGATATGTATTGTCAGCTTCGCTGTTCGCGGTTTGAGTCGTAGTATTGATTTTACTGGTGGTCGCAACTATGTTGTCACATTGAACAAGCCTACTCATGTAGAGGACGTCCGTAAGGTGATGGATGGTGCATTCGTAAACACTGTTGGTGAGAATGCAGGTAAGCCTGCTACTACAACCGTTATTGCATTGGGTACTGATGGTAAGACAATCCGTGTTTCAACCAACTACAATATAGAGTCTAACAATCCTGCAGAGGATGATAAGGCAGAGACAATCCTTTACAATGCCTTAAAGAAGGGAGGCTTTGTTAGTCAGGCAAATGTTGAGAAGTTTAAGAATCCAGATATTCGTGAGGGTGGATCTATTATTCAGAGTGCGAAGGTTGGTCCTTCAATCGCTAAGAACATTACTTACAATGCTATCATGAGCGTATTGTTGGCTATCTTCTTCATCTTCTTGTATATCCTCTTGCGTTTCCGCAACATTGGTTTCTCTGTTGGTTCTATCGTGGGCTTGGTTCTTGATACAACGATTGTTATCGGTTGCTTCTCATTATGCTATGGTTGGATTGGCTTCTCACTTGAGATTGACCAGACTTTCATCGGTGCTATCCTGACGGTAATCGGTTATGATATCAACGATACTGTGGTTGTTTACGACCGTATCCGTGAGAACTTGGGTAAGCACAAGCATAATCTTGCAAAGGCTGATATTCAAAAGATTTTCAATGATTCTATCAACCAGACCCTCTCACGTACTATCAATACATCTGTATCAACATTGATCGTACTCGTGTCTATCTTTGTTCTTGGTGGTGATAGCATCCGTAGCTTCTCTTTCGCAATGATTATCGGTATTATTATCGGTACTTTGAGTTCAATCTTCATTGCATCCCCTGTTGCTTACCTCGTATTGGGTAAGAAGATTGAGAAGCGTTCAAAGGAACTTGCAGCAGCACCTGTTGAGGCTTAA
- a CDS encoding rhomboid family intramembrane serine protease — protein sequence MRNIPVVTKNLLIINILVFVATYVFKGVNIDLNDILGLHFFLASDFHIWQFFTYMFMHGGFTHILMNMFMLWMFGMVVENVWGPKKFLFYYIVCGVGAGLCQELAQYGTYLVEGLAHFDSVRIGTTVLPMNVYLNMMNTVGASGAIYGVLLAFGMLFPEERMFIIPIPIPIKAKWIVMGSIVVELFSAIGTSNDGVAHLAHLGGMLFGFILIRYWKKHPYSGYGDFGMNKGHQFFDRMKSSWEQRGGHDARNATNGSRDSWTNTSQRNTADNKSDWDYNARKRQQQEEVDRILDKIRKSGYDSLTKDEKQKLFDSSKS from the coding sequence ATGCGAAATATACCTGTTGTAACAAAGAATCTTCTTATTATCAATATTCTGGTGTTCGTAGCCACGTATGTTTTTAAAGGAGTGAATATTGATTTAAATGATATTCTTGGTTTACATTTCTTCTTAGCCTCAGACTTCCATATATGGCAGTTTTTCACTTATATGTTCATGCATGGTGGATTTACACATATCTTGATGAACATGTTTATGCTATGGATGTTTGGTATGGTTGTTGAGAATGTGTGGGGTCCTAAGAAGTTCCTTTTTTATTACATTGTATGTGGTGTTGGCGCTGGACTCTGTCAAGAGTTGGCTCAATATGGTACGTATCTCGTAGAGGGATTGGCTCATTTCGATTCCGTGAGAATTGGTACTACAGTTCTTCCTATGAATGTTTATCTGAATATGATGAACACTGTTGGTGCCTCTGGAGCCATCTATGGCGTACTACTTGCTTTTGGAATGCTCTTTCCTGAAGAGCGTATGTTCATCATTCCTATCCCTATTCCGATAAAAGCTAAGTGGATTGTTATGGGCTCAATTGTGGTAGAATTGTTCTCTGCGATAGGCACAAGCAATGACGGAGTGGCGCATTTGGCACACTTAGGCGGTATGCTCTTTGGTTTCATTCTTATCCGTTATTGGAAGAAGCATCCGTATTCTGGCTATGGTGACTTTGGTATGAATAAGGGGCATCAGTTCTTTGATCGTATGAAGAGTTCGTGGGAACAGCGCGGAGGGCATGATGCTCGTAACGCAACGAATGGTAGTCGTGATTCATGGACGAATACTTCTCAGCGCAATACTGCTGATAATAAGAGCGATTGGGACTATAACGCTCGTAAGAGACAGCAGCAAGAAGAGGTAGACCGCATCCTTGATAAGATTCGTAAGAGTGGTTATGATAGTTTGACAAAGGACGAGAAACAGAAGCTCTTTGATAGTAGTAAGAGTTAA
- a CDS encoding HU family DNA-binding protein, with translation MNKTELIEKIAANAEVSKAAAKKALDATTEAIKEALVAGDKVQLVGFGTFSTTERPAHEGINPRSKEKIKIAAKKVAKFKAGAELADAVNK, from the coding sequence ATGAACAAAACAGAATTGATCGAGAAGATTGCAGCTAATGCAGAGGTAAGTAAGGCTGCTGCTAAGAAAGCTTTAGATGCTACTACAGAGGCTATAAAGGAAGCACTTGTTGCTGGTGATAAGGTACAGTTAGTTGGTTTTGGTACTTTCTCTACAACTGAGCGTCCAGCTCACGAGGGTATTAACCCAAGATCAAAGGAGAAGATTAAGATTGCTGCTAAGAAGGTTGCTAAGTTCAAGGCTGGTGCTGAGTTGGCAGACGCAGTAAACAAATAA
- a CDS encoding outer membrane insertion signal domain protein: MRKGLWLLLLCFLTLSVDAQNEKESDKTAKNVEMKEVTVEAARVTKKIDGLLIIPSDAQREAATDGYSLLGKLSLPRIRVDEVMRTITPLMNNGSVQLRLNGTLASKEDLLSLDPKLVKNIDFIDNPGVRYGDGIGYVIDIRTKRSTTGYVLGADLSNSVTAVNGGNTLYAKYNHKNSELALTFTSLYKDQHGFRSSEVADYTLNNGSHYLVSRNQTDGRSRRFGNQFEIKYSLADSATYVFQANLSVGGGNTPGNYADFVYRDGTVEQTYRTINVSSDFSPTLDLYFFHQLGKHQSITANVFGSGIYTDKRGYNGEGRTYAYDVDGRTWSLESEAIYENKLKPFTLSAGLEHSVSFTNNEYTGDVSALNKMRRGELYLFSEVKGRWKRIGYSAGIGVANKTYSQENYSFNYWTFRPKLTLNYDILTGLNARYTFETYRSVSSYAMVSDARIRENSREWKVGNPNLQPSRVIKNIIDISYNGKRVSCGMNMEYRRDLGSNMSVYERTATDEFLYSQQNIGNIMMFVVQNYVRYDVVPERLSVTLFGGINRFFNISSLYRHHLTSYNYGGNVQAYLGRWTLTGYADNGWKFVEGEHEGRNGPAIYLGVSYRWKTCSLSLFMQHPFQQHPAIQRGKVLNENLHKEYIYRSRDLGNMITLRFSWKLSKGKSYKEIDKKVQHEGNKQTSIL, from the coding sequence ATGAGAAAAGGTTTATGGCTGCTGCTGTTATGCTTTCTTACACTGTCAGTTGATGCACAGAACGAGAAAGAAAGCGATAAGACAGCAAAGAATGTAGAGATGAAAGAGGTGACAGTTGAGGCTGCACGAGTGACGAAAAAGATAGATGGTCTGCTGATTATACCGTCTGATGCACAGCGAGAAGCGGCAACGGACGGTTATAGTCTGCTTGGAAAGTTGTCTCTTCCACGTATCAGAGTAGACGAGGTGATGCGTACCATCACGCCCTTGATGAACAATGGAAGTGTTCAACTTAGGCTGAACGGAACTTTGGCAAGCAAAGAAGACCTGCTTTCACTGGACCCAAAACTTGTGAAAAACATCGATTTCATCGATAATCCGGGAGTTAGATATGGTGACGGAATAGGCTATGTTATTGATATTCGGACGAAGCGTAGCACCACTGGCTACGTGCTTGGAGCAGATTTATCGAACTCTGTTACGGCTGTGAACGGCGGTAATACGCTCTATGCAAAGTACAATCATAAGAATTCGGAACTGGCTTTAACCTTTACTTCCCTTTATAAAGATCAGCATGGTTTTCGGTCTTCAGAAGTGGCTGACTATACCTTGAACAACGGTAGTCATTATCTGGTTTCACGCAATCAGACCGATGGCAGGAGTCGTCGTTTTGGTAATCAGTTTGAGATAAAGTATAGTCTTGCCGACTCGGCTACGTATGTTTTCCAAGCAAATCTGTCAGTGGGAGGAGGCAATACGCCCGGTAATTATGCTGATTTTGTGTATCGGGATGGAACAGTAGAGCAGACTTATCGGACGATTAATGTGTCAAGTGATTTCTCTCCAACTCTTGATCTTTATTTTTTTCATCAGCTTGGTAAGCATCAAAGTATCACGGCAAATGTCTTTGGTTCGGGTATTTACACGGACAAGCGGGGATATAATGGAGAAGGGAGAACTTATGCCTATGATGTTGATGGGCGTACTTGGTCGCTGGAGAGTGAAGCTATTTATGAGAATAAACTCAAGCCTTTCACCCTTTCTGCAGGTTTAGAACACTCGGTGTCGTTTACAAATAATGAATATACTGGTGATGTATCTGCTCTTAACAAGATGCGGAGAGGAGAACTTTATCTATTCTCTGAGGTGAAAGGACGGTGGAAACGAATAGGCTATTCGGCAGGTATTGGGGTTGCTAATAAGACCTATTCGCAGGAAAACTATAGCTTTAACTACTGGACTTTCCGTCCAAAACTCACGTTGAATTACGATATTTTGACAGGATTAAATGCACGTTATACCTTTGAAACCTATCGTAGTGTGTCTTCATACGCTATGGTGAGCGATGCAAGAATCAGAGAAAATAGCCGTGAATGGAAGGTTGGAAACCCTAATTTGCAACCTTCAAGAGTCATTAAGAATATTATAGATATAAGTTATAATGGTAAACGTGTGAGCTGTGGGATGAATATGGAGTATCGACGTGACCTTGGGAGCAATATGAGTGTGTATGAACGTACGGCAACAGATGAGTTTCTTTATTCACAACAGAACATTGGTAATATCATGATGTTTGTTGTACAGAATTATGTGAGGTATGATGTAGTGCCAGAGCGTCTGTCTGTAACACTTTTCGGAGGTATCAATCGTTTCTTTAACATCAGTAGTCTGTATCGTCATCATCTTACAAGTTACAACTATGGTGGTAATGTTCAGGCTTATCTTGGACGTTGGACACTCACGGGATATGCCGATAATGGTTGGAAATTTGTTGAAGGCGAGCATGAGGGAAGGAATGGTCCAGCAATCTATTTGGGCGTTAGTTACAGGTGGAAAACGTGTAGTCTGTCACTCTTTATGCAGCATCCTTTCCAGCAGCATCCCGCTATACAGCGTGGTAAAGTACTGAATGAAAACCTCCATAAAGAGTATATTTATCGTAGTAGAGACTTGGGTAACATGATAACCCTTAGGTTCAGTTGGAAGTTGTCAAAGGGTAAAAGCTATAAAGAAATAGACAAGAAAGTACAGCATGAGGGGAATAAACAGACGAGTATTTTATAG
- a CDS encoding winged helix-turn-helix domain-containing protein, translating into MKPISSVIIFLLLVCSAVWASVDSYHCAETAIVQDMDQALSKTLAGKREAWITPDTIQSYRQHLQIADLKNRSFVSYALGEDSHSLRSRRMKWQSGSHTLMFQSYADCSFATVWGLSDQRLPLSFLLLSLVWMAASIVYFRRYRAGRFVLGRMVYASSDHIFHDWHGEKIAFTPMQQQLMELFINAADHKLSKDVICETLWPKKPDASETLYTLIRRLKPIVSERCGLKIVADRGDGYRLTSDSSSKKALDSLS; encoded by the coding sequence ATGAAACCTATATCGTCAGTTATCATATTTTTGTTACTCGTCTGCTCGGCAGTATGGGCAAGTGTTGACAGCTACCACTGTGCGGAAACAGCTATTGTACAAGATATGGATCAGGCTTTATCAAAGACACTTGCTGGGAAACGTGAGGCGTGGATTACGCCCGATACAATACAAAGTTATCGGCAGCATTTACAGATAGCCGACCTTAAAAACCGTTCGTTTGTGTCATACGCTTTGGGAGAAGACAGTCATTCGCTGCGCAGTAGACGGATGAAGTGGCAGTCTGGTAGCCATACACTTATGTTCCAAAGTTATGCCGATTGTTCCTTTGCTACGGTATGGGGATTATCCGATCAGCGTCTACCGCTTTCATTCCTATTGTTATCATTGGTTTGGATGGCTGCATCTATTGTGTATTTTCGTCGTTATCGTGCTGGTCGTTTCGTTTTAGGTAGGATGGTATATGCCTCTTCTGACCATATTTTCCATGACTGGCATGGAGAAAAGATAGCCTTTACTCCAATGCAACAGCAGCTCATGGAGCTATTTATAAATGCAGCTGATCATAAGCTGTCAAAGGATGTTATCTGCGAAACACTTTGGCCTAAGAAACCCGATGCAAGCGAAACCCTCTACACACTTATCCGTCGTCTAAAGCCTATTGTCAGTGAACGTTGCGGATTAAAGATTGTAGCTGATAGGGGTGATGGGTATCGACTTACTTCTGATTCGTCATCAAAGAAGGCATTGGACAGTCTTTCTTAA
- a CDS encoding transposase: protein MGSKHSKHRTFSENFILTLLREYYSSEVSINFICRKYDINSASFYQWQKKYDLDEKKLSLSHDIITKVKAMRSKKAMEKAPLTREEELEEQVSNLKKALEYSELRNQGLMKVIEISSKEYGEDLLKKLAPGSRQPSSQQPSFINWAAEWTVWQDS, encoded by the coding sequence ATGGGAAGTAAACATTCTAAACACAGAACATTCAGTGAGAACTTTATTCTCACTTTACTTCGTGAGTATTACTCATCCGAAGTGTCAATTAATTTCATCTGTCGTAAGTACGACATTAATAGTGCCAGCTTTTATCAATGGCAAAAAAAGTATGATTTAGATGAAAAAAAGCTATCTTTGTCGCATGATATTATTACTAAAGTAAAAGCTATGCGTAGTAAGAAAGCTATGGAGAAAGCCCCTCTAACGCGTGAGGAAGAGCTTGAAGAACAAGTATCCAATTTGAAGAAAGCTTTGGAGTATTCTGAACTTCGCAATCAAGGTTTGATGAAAGTCATAGAGATAAGCAGTAAGGAATACGGTGAAGATTTGCTAAAAAAGCTGGCGCCAGGCAGTAGACAGCCTTCGAGTCAGCAACCCTCGTTTATCAATTGGGCTGCTGAGTGGACTGTTTGGCAAGACTCGTGA
- a CDS encoding IS3 family transposase, which translates to MFGKTREGYYSVSKEKREHRKLTEKIVVRAVMDVRADAPRIGAQKLLHMLMDIYPGLMLGRDRFYQLMHKHHLMLKPSRCRHTTNSNHNYFKYKNTAKGMVLTRPAQLWVADITYIDTEDGVVYLHLITDAFTHEIIGWKLSDSLQAVNTLAALDMAIEQSQGMDLSLMTHHSDRGVQYCSNAYVARLESIHSGISMTEDYNPTDNAIAERVNGIIKQEWLYHMKRPKNLDDARCTIAGIIDFYNNKRPHMSNGMLTPRQMRERHCNVA; encoded by the coding sequence CTGTTTGGCAAGACTCGTGAAGGCTATTACTCTGTGAGTAAGGAGAAGAGGGAGCACCGTAAACTTACTGAGAAAATTGTCGTACGTGCAGTAATGGATGTTCGTGCAGATGCTCCTCGAATAGGAGCACAGAAACTTTTGCACATGCTTATGGATATCTATCCAGGCTTAATGCTTGGGCGCGACAGGTTCTACCAGCTAATGCACAAGCATCACCTTATGCTGAAGCCATCCAGATGTCGCCACACCACGAACTCCAATCACAACTATTTCAAGTATAAGAACACGGCAAAAGGAATGGTTCTTACACGTCCTGCACAACTCTGGGTAGCAGACATCACGTATATAGATACTGAGGATGGTGTGGTCTATCTTCACCTCATAACCGATGCGTTCACTCATGAGATAATCGGATGGAAGCTTTCTGACAGTCTGCAGGCTGTCAATACGCTTGCTGCCCTAGACATGGCAATAGAACAGTCACAGGGTATGGATCTCTCGCTGATGACGCACCACTCTGATCGTGGGGTTCAATACTGCAGCAACGCCTACGTGGCAAGGCTGGAGAGTATACACTCAGGCATAAGCATGACTGAAGACTACAACCCTACAGATAATGCAATCGCCGAAAGAGTGAACGGAATAATAAAGCAAGAGTGGCTCTACCACATGAAACGACCGAAGAACCTCGATGATGCACGATGCACTATTGCTGGTATCATAGACTTCTACAACAATAAGAGACCCCATATGAGTAACGGCATGCTTACGCCAAGACAAATGAGAGAAAGGCACTGCAATGTGGCATAA